One window of the Cryptomeria japonica chromosome 7, Sugi_1.0, whole genome shotgun sequence genome contains the following:
- the LOC131072300 gene encoding uncharacterized protein LOC131072300 — MESIRNIVCANLTLLHNGLKQLHGYTPGASETLQLTLRPFRESDLDDFHGWAGDDAVTRFMTWETFPNIESARQFLMTVIIPHPWFRAICINDKAVGHVLLRQGTGIHSCRAELGYAVSRNYWGIGIATEAVMRAILAGFSDLPGLTRIEAMVLPENLPSQKVLEKAGFTRECLLRRYIKIRENVRDCILYSHVLPVASSS; from the coding sequence ATGGAGTCAATCCGTAACATTGTGTGCGCAAACCTGACGTTGCTTCACAATGGTTTGAAGCAGCTGCACGGCTACACGCCAGGAGCCTCGGAAACCCTGCAACTCACGCTACGCCCTTTCCGCGAGAGTGACCTCGATGACTTCCACGGATGGGCGGGAGACGATGCAGTCACCCGCTTTATGACTTGGGAAACATTTCCCAACATAGAAAGCGCGAGGCAATTTCTGATGACTGTGATAATCCCTCACCCGTGGTTCAGGGCCATCTGCATTAATGATAAGGCCGTGGGTCATGTTCTGCTCAGACAGGGCACTGGAATTCATAGCTGTCGTGCCGAGTTGGGCTATGCTGTTAGCAGAAACTACTGGGGCATAGGCATAGCTACTGAAGCTGTCATGCGGGCTATACTGGCCGGGTTCTCTGATCTTCCTGGACTGACACGCATAGAAGCCATGGTGCTGCCTGAGAATCTGCCTTCGCAGAAGGTGCTCGAAAAGGCTGGGTTTACTCGAGAGTGCCTGCTTCGACGCTATATTAAGATTCGTGAGAACGTCCGAGACTGTATTCTTTACAGTCATGTTTTACCTGTGGCTTCCTCTTCTTAA
- the LOC131072339 gene encoding uncharacterized protein LOC131072339 — MASIHNIVRAKLNLLPNGLKQLHGYTPGASETQPLTLRPFREDDLDDFYGWAGDDAVTRFMTWETFPNIESARQFLMTVIIPHPWFRAICINDKSVGHVLLKQGAGIHSCRAELGYAVSRNYWGVGIATEAVMRGVQAGFSELPGLRRIEAMVLPENLPSQKVVEKAGFTRECLLRRYIEIRENVRDCILYSYVLPAASSS, encoded by the coding sequence ATGGCGTCTATTCACAACATTGTCCGTGCAAAGCTGAACTTGCTTCCCAATGGCTTGAAGCAGCTTCACGGCTACACTCCAGGAGCCTCGGAAACACAGCCACTCACGCTACGCCCTTTCCGCGAGGATGACCTCGATGACTTCTATGGATGGGCTGGAGACGATGCAGTCACCCGCTTTATGACATGGGAAACCTTTCCCAACATAGAAAGCGCGAGGCAATTTCTGATGACAGTTATAATCCCTCACCCCTGGTTCAGGGCCATCTGCATTAATGACAAGTCAGTGGGTCACGTTCTGCTCAAACAAGGCGCTGGAATTCATAGCTGCCGTGCTGAGCTGGGCTACGCTGTGAGCAGAAACTACTGGGGCGTGGGCATTGCTACTGAAGCTGTCATGCGGGGTGTTCAGGCCGGGTTTTCCGAGCTTCCAGGACTGAGACGCATTGAAGCCATGGTGCTACCTGAGAATCTGCCTTCGCAGAAGGTGGTTGAAAAGGCTGGGTTTACTAGAGAGTGCCTGCTTCGACGCTATATCGAGATTCGTGAGAACGTCCGAGACTGTATTCTTTACAGTTATGTTTTACCTGCTGCTTCCTCTTCTTAA